From the Oceanobacillus kimchii X50 genome, the window GGCAACGTTTGATTTCTTCATCATTCGATGGTAATAATTTCCCTTGTAGTTCTCCACCTAAACATTTTAATGCCGCTGCTGCTAATACACCTTCTGGAGCTCCACCAGATCCTAGTAGAATATCTACACCTGTATCATCAAAAGCAGTATTAATCGCCGCTGCTACATCACCATTCGGAATTAATTTGATTCTAGCACCAGAAGCACGAATCTCATCAATTAGTTTTTGATGACGCGGACGATCTAGAACTGTAGCTACCACATCTTCAATCGATTTATTTTTTGCCTTTGCTACTGCTTTAAGATTATCAACTACTGGAGCGTTAATATCAATTTTCCCTACTGCATCTGGACCTACCGCAATTTTTTCCATATACATATCTGGCGCATGTAATAATGTGCCTCTATCTGCAATAGCAATAACAGCTAAGGCATTCCACGTTCCTTGAGCAACAATTTCTGTACCTTCTAGTGGGTCTACTGCTACGTCCACTCCAGGACCGTCTCCAGTACCCAATTTTTCACCAATATAAAGCATTGGTGCTTCGTCCATTTCGCCTTCACCGATTACGACTGTACCATCCATTGGTATGGTATCAAACACTGTACGCATCGCAGTAGTTGCTGCATCATCAGCCTCATCTTTTACACCTCTACCCATCCAACGAGCAGATTGTAGCGCTGCTGCCTCTGTGACACGTACTAATTCCATTGATAAACTTCTTTCCATTTCAAACATCTCCTTTTGTCTTTTTCTTTGAGGTTGTACAAAAATTCATATCTTTGGACATACCTCTACAAATACTCATCCCATCAAGTATTTATGGATATGTGAAATGGCATCATTACATATTTTGATCTTGCATTATCTCTACATCTGTCATTTCTTCACGCCAAATATTCGCGCCTAAGGATGATAACTTTTCAGTTAATCTTTCATATCCTCTATCTATATGGTCTAGCCCTGTTATTTCTGTGATTCCATCAGCTAACAGTCCAGCAATAATCAGCGATGCTCCTGCACGAAGATCACTGGCTTTTACTTTTGCTCCTTCTAACTGTACCGGTCCTGATACAATAACCGAACCACCTTCCACTTTAATAACTGCATTCATTCGACGTAATTCATCGATATGCTTTAATCTAGCGGAATAGATGGTGTCCGTTATTACACCAGAATGGTTCGCTTGTGTTAATAAAGAAGTAAACGGTTGTTGTAAATCCGTCGGAAAACCAGGATATACTAACGTTTTAATATCCACACTCTTTAGTGGTCGGTTTCGTGCAATATATAATTGTTCATCGCTTTCTTCAATCGTAACATTCATTTCACGAAGTTTTGCAATTAATGATTCTAAATGCTGTGGAATCACATTATCAATAACTACTTCCTTCCCTTTGGCCGCTGCAGCAATTGCATACGTTCCTGCTTCAATACGATCAGGAATAATCGTATGACGGCAACCGTGTAAAGAAGGCACGCCATCGATTCGGATCACATCCGTACCTACTCCTTTAATTTTTGCTCCCATATTCGTCAGTAATGTTGCTACATCGATAATTTCTGGCTCTTTCGCAGCATTCTCAATGGTAGTTCTTCCTTTTGCTTTTACTGCTGCCAACATAATATTTATCGTTGCACCAACACTAACAACGTCAAGATAGATACGTGCTCCACGTAATTCGTTTGCTCGCAAATAAATCGCACCTTGTTCATTAGTAACCTCTGCACCAAGTGCTTCAAACCCTTTGATATGTTGATCAATTGGTCGCGGTCCTAAAAAACATCCACCTGGTAAACCAATTACTGCTTTGTTAAACTTACCAAGCATTGCCCCCATGAAATAATAGGATGCACGAAGTTTTTTGACTTTTCCATTTGGTAAAGGCATTGCCATCATCTTTTCAGGATGAATGGTTATATCTTGTCCATCTCTATATACACTGCCACCAATTTCTTCAAGTAAATCCCCTAAGGTATCCACATCAGAGATTTCAGGCAAACCTTCAATCGTTACTGCTGAGTCTGCCAATATTGCAGCGGGAAGTAAGGCAACCGCACTGTTCTTTGCTCCACTAATTCGAACTTGGCCATTTAAATCATGACCACCTTCAATTAATAATTTTTGCATATGAAAACCTCATTCCTAAAGAGGTGTTCTTCGTTGAACACACTGCATGTTGTTAGTAGGCATTTTCATTAAAAACGTTTTTTACCATTAATAGTGTTTCCTAATTTACCAAAATCATGTAATTATTTCTG encodes:
- the glpX gene encoding class II fructose-bisphosphatase, whose amino-acid sequence is MERSLSMELVRVTEAAALQSARWMGRGVKDEADDAATTAMRTVFDTIPMDGTVVIGEGEMDEAPMLYIGEKLGTGDGPGVDVAVDPLEGTEIVAQGTWNALAVIAIADRGTLLHAPDMYMEKIAVGPDAVGKIDINAPVVDNLKAVAKAKNKSIEDVVATVLDRPRHQKLIDEIRASGARIKLIPNGDVAAAINTAFDDTGVDILLGSGGAPEGVLAAAALKCLGGELQGKLLPSNDEEIKRCHDMGITDLNKVFYMNDFCSGDDAIFAATGVTDGELLKGVQFKGKKATTSTLVMRAKSGTVRFIDGTHSLQKKPDLVIKP
- a CDS encoding UDP-N-acetylglucosamine 1-carboxyvinyltransferase: MQKLLIEGGHDLNGQVRISGAKNSAVALLPAAILADSAVTIEGLPEISDVDTLGDLLEEIGGSVYRDGQDITIHPEKMMAMPLPNGKVKKLRASYYFMGAMLGKFNKAVIGLPGGCFLGPRPIDQHIKGFEALGAEVTNEQGAIYLRANELRGARIYLDVVSVGATINIMLAAVKAKGRTTIENAAKEPEIIDVATLLTNMGAKIKGVGTDVIRIDGVPSLHGCRHTIIPDRIEAGTYAIAAAAKGKEVVIDNVIPQHLESLIAKLREMNVTIEESDEQLYIARNRPLKSVDIKTLVYPGFPTDLQQPFTSLLTQANHSGVITDTIYSARLKHIDELRRMNAVIKVEGGSVIVSGPVQLEGAKVKASDLRAGASLIIAGLLADGITEITGLDHIDRGYERLTEKLSSLGANIWREEMTDVEIMQDQNM